A window of the Burkholderia sp. 9120 genome harbors these coding sequences:
- a CDS encoding cache domain-containing protein has product MKLKAKLVLLAIVPFLAAIASIEIGVRQEAMALAESQHATTQAAYLASKQLELKHYVELASTAIAPLYNAGQENARDDAMLRTRALDVLRKMDYGKDGYFFVYDTHGRSLMHPREPDLVGRDLWELRDPQGILTIQQLLAASARGGGYVRYVWHRPSTGKLASKLGYVVPLERWGWMIGTGIYLDDVDAALADIDARAAANIDRTMKWIDAIAMAGLAVIALCALVLNVTEYRSADAKLKRLAQQVVESQENERARLSRELHDGISQMMVSVKLLLESALARFERSEVRVPAAEAALTTSLTRLGDTLREVRRISHALRPSMLDDLGVAAALEQLTRELGEQSAVEIGFTQIMHTHAAVLPDAVNTVLFRIAQEALTNIVRHAQASSAALTLEVSHDAVTLTIADNGRGFDTAYAFVGRRSGVGLRNMRERLEALGGKLSLSSQTGHTLVTARVPLDTPVRHAPDLQES; this is encoded by the coding sequence ATGAAACTCAAAGCGAAGCTTGTTCTGCTGGCCATCGTGCCCTTTCTGGCCGCTATCGCCAGCATCGAAATCGGCGTGCGCCAGGAAGCCATGGCGCTTGCCGAGTCGCAGCACGCGACCACGCAGGCCGCCTATCTGGCCAGCAAGCAACTCGAACTCAAGCACTATGTCGAGCTCGCCTCCACGGCGATTGCGCCGCTGTATAACGCCGGCCAGGAAAATGCGCGCGACGACGCGATGCTGCGCACCCGCGCGCTCGACGTGCTGCGAAAAATGGACTACGGCAAGGACGGCTACTTCTTCGTCTACGACACGCACGGCCGCTCGTTGATGCATCCGCGCGAACCCGATCTCGTTGGGCGTGATCTGTGGGAACTGCGCGATCCGCAGGGCATTCTGACCATCCAGCAACTGCTCGCGGCGTCCGCGCGAGGCGGCGGCTATGTGCGCTACGTGTGGCATCGGCCGTCCACCGGCAAGCTCGCATCGAAACTCGGCTACGTGGTGCCGCTCGAACGCTGGGGATGGATGATCGGCACCGGCATCTACCTCGACGACGTGGATGCGGCGCTCGCCGACATCGACGCGCGCGCGGCGGCGAATATCGATCGTACGATGAAATGGATCGATGCGATCGCGATGGCCGGACTCGCGGTGATCGCACTATGCGCGCTCGTGCTCAACGTCACCGAATACCGCAGCGCCGACGCGAAACTGAAGCGGCTCGCGCAACAGGTGGTCGAGTCGCAGGAAAACGAACGGGCGCGCCTGTCGCGTGAATTGCACGACGGCATTAGTCAGATGATGGTGTCCGTGAAGCTGCTGCTCGAATCCGCGCTGGCGCGCTTCGAACGCAGCGAAGTGCGGGTGCCCGCCGCGGAGGCCGCGCTCACCACCAGCTTGACGCGACTCGGCGATACCTTGCGCGAAGTGCGGCGCATTTCGCATGCGCTGCGTCCGTCGATGCTCGACGACCTCGGCGTCGCCGCCGCGTTGGAGCAACTCACGCGCGAGCTCGGCGAGCAGTCGGCGGTCGAGATCGGCTTCACGCAGATCATGCACACCCACGCCGCAGTGTTGCCGGACGCGGTCAACACCGTGCTGTTCCGGATCGCCCAGGAAGCGCTGACGAATATCGTGCGCCACGCGCAAGCGTCGAGCGCGGCGCTCACGCTGGAAGTCTCGCACGACGCCGTCACGCTGACGATCGCCGACAATGGACGCGGTTTCGACACCGCCTATGCCTTCGTCGGCCGACGCTCGGGCGTGGGTTTGCGTAATATGCGCGAACGGCTGGAAGCGTTGGGCGGCAAGCTGTCGCTCAGTTCGCAAACCGGCCATACGCTCGTGACCGCGCGCGTGCCGCTCGACACACCGGTGCGTCACGCGCCCGACTTGCAGGAAAGTTAA
- a CDS encoding HlyD family efflux transporter periplasmic adaptor subunit, whose translation MHNDKQAQHAAGWTQEQPDAASMADPADTLHDRKRAARRRRFAIFFGVVALVGAAWLTYWGLSARFYEETDDAYVAGNIVQIAAQIPGTVTDILVDNTRQVRAGQPLVKLDDTEAAAAFAQARAQLTLAVRQVANATISRKLYVQSIDARRAELALAQRALAARDHASVEVVSPEELARAKETVAVAQANLASAQVQLDAARALSGKFPIESSPTVLQAAAQLRLAYRNFQRTTVVSPVDGTVGQRSVQIGQQVGPGLALMSIIPLERLWVEANFKEGQIRSMRVGQPVRIVSDVYGSQVVYRGHVEGFSAGTGSAFSMLPSQNAAGNWIKVVQRVPIVISLDAAELAAHPLRLGLSMQVSVDTHQRGGHLIGNDTPAATQTTRVHDNVSRDADALIARIVRENSDRGGAAD comes from the coding sequence CCCGACGCGGCCAGCATGGCGGACCCTGCGGATACGCTGCACGACCGCAAACGTGCGGCACGGCGGCGCCGTTTCGCCATTTTCTTCGGCGTGGTGGCGCTTGTCGGCGCGGCATGGCTCACGTACTGGGGATTGAGCGCGCGCTTCTACGAGGAGACCGATGACGCCTACGTGGCCGGCAACATCGTGCAGATCGCGGCGCAAATACCGGGTACCGTCACGGATATTCTGGTGGACAACACGCGCCAGGTGCGTGCCGGTCAGCCGCTCGTCAAGCTCGACGACACCGAGGCCGCCGCCGCGTTCGCGCAGGCTCGCGCACAACTGACGCTGGCCGTGCGCCAGGTGGCGAACGCCACGATCTCGCGCAAGCTGTACGTGCAATCCATCGACGCGCGCCGCGCCGAACTCGCTTTGGCGCAACGCGCGCTGGCGGCGCGCGACCATGCGTCGGTGGAAGTCGTGTCGCCGGAAGAACTGGCGCGCGCCAAAGAGACGGTGGCGGTCGCGCAGGCGAATCTCGCGTCGGCGCAGGTTCAACTCGACGCCGCGCGCGCGTTAAGCGGCAAATTCCCGATCGAATCGAGTCCGACGGTGTTGCAGGCCGCAGCGCAATTGCGGCTCGCGTACCGCAATTTTCAGCGCACGACGGTGGTGTCGCCGGTGGACGGCACGGTCGGCCAGCGTTCGGTGCAGATCGGGCAGCAGGTTGGGCCGGGGCTCGCGTTGATGTCGATCATTCCGCTCGAACGTTTGTGGGTCGAGGCCAACTTCAAGGAAGGGCAGATTCGCAGCATGCGGGTGGGGCAGCCGGTGCGTATCGTGTCGGATGTGTATGGCTCGCAAGTGGTGTATCGCGGGCATGTGGAAGGTTTTTCGGCGGGTACGGGTAGCGCGTTTTCGATGTTGCCGTCGCAGAACGCGGCCGGCAACTGGATCAAGGTCGTGCAGCGCGTGCCGATTGTGATTTCGCTGGATGCGGCGGAACTGGCCGCGCATCCGTTGCGGCTGGGTTTGTCGATGCAGGTGTCGGTGGATACGCACCAGCGCGGCGGTCATCTGATCGGCAACGACACACCGGCGGCGACACAGACGACCCGCGTGCACGACAACGTGTCGCGTGATGCCGACGCATTGATTGCGCGAATCGTCAGGGAGAACAGCGACCGAGGCGGCGCAGCCGATTAG
- a CDS encoding arylsulfatase encodes MTTHRSQRPVLRLGIIGAAVASLVVLASCGDNNLPGGATPPVVAQKRPNILYIMADDLGYSDIHAFGGEINTPNLDALVQSGRILTNHHTGTVCAITRSMLISGTDHHLVGEGTMGVPTDERKGLPGYEGYLNDRALSVAQLLKDGGYHTYMAGKWHIGSGIVGSATGGGQTPDQWGFEHSYALLGGAATNHFAHELANSQNYTEDGKYVQPGQPGQPGGAGGSPAVFYSTDFYTQRLISYIDSNKGDGKPFFAYAAYTSPHWPLQVPDPYLHNYVGQYDAGYDVIRNARIARQKALGIIPNDFVPYGGASETLVASAATPNNGTVNAKYVSAVHSAVQGYTDYGPGTVNKTWASLSPAEKKAQARYMEIYAGMVENLDHNIGLLIQHLKDIGEYDNTFIMFQSDNGAEGWPIDSGADPTATDTANAADPIYSQLGTDNGQQNAQRLQYGLRWAEVSATPFRLTKGYSGEGGVSTPLVVHLPGQTTQKPTLRDFTHVTDNTATFLAVAQISPPTQAAPPLINTLTGVDQNKGKVVYNNRYVYPITGQSLLPLLNDQTTAAVHSASFGDEAYGRGYLRSADGRWKALWTEPPLGPVDGHWQLFDMSADRGETQDVSTQNPSVIDGLIQQWNSYMSSVGGVEPLRPRGYY; translated from the coding sequence ATGACAACACATCGATCGCAACGCCCTGTTCTGCGTCTCGGCATCATCGGCGCAGCCGTCGCCAGCCTCGTCGTCCTTGCTTCATGCGGCGACAACAACCTGCCCGGCGGCGCGACTCCCCCCGTCGTCGCGCAGAAGCGCCCGAACATTCTGTACATCATGGCCGACGATCTCGGCTACTCCGATATCCACGCATTCGGCGGCGAAATCAACACGCCGAACCTCGATGCACTGGTGCAATCGGGCCGCATTCTGACCAATCATCACACCGGCACGGTCTGCGCGATCACGCGCTCCATGCTGATCTCCGGCACCGATCACCATCTGGTCGGCGAAGGCACCATGGGCGTGCCAACCGATGAACGCAAAGGGCTGCCCGGCTACGAGGGTTATCTGAACGACCGCGCGTTGTCGGTTGCACAACTGCTGAAGGACGGCGGCTATCACACGTATATGGCCGGTAAATGGCACATCGGTTCCGGCATTGTCGGCAGCGCGACGGGCGGCGGCCAGACGCCGGATCAATGGGGCTTCGAGCACAGCTATGCGCTGCTCGGCGGCGCCGCGACCAATCACTTCGCGCACGAACTGGCGAACTCGCAGAACTACACAGAAGACGGCAAGTACGTGCAGCCCGGCCAACCCGGACAACCGGGCGGTGCGGGCGGCAGCCCCGCCGTGTTCTACTCGACCGACTTCTACACGCAACGCCTGATCTCGTACATCGATTCAAACAAGGGCGACGGTAAGCCGTTCTTCGCCTACGCGGCTTATACGTCGCCGCATTGGCCGTTGCAGGTGCCCGACCCCTATCTGCACAACTACGTCGGCCAATACGACGCGGGCTACGACGTGATCCGCAACGCGCGCATTGCGCGGCAAAAAGCGCTTGGCATCATTCCGAACGACTTCGTGCCGTACGGCGGCGCGTCGGAAACGCTCGTGGCGAGCGCGGCCACGCCGAACAACGGCACGGTCAACGCGAAGTACGTGAGCGCGGTGCATAGCGCGGTGCAAGGCTATACCGACTACGGCCCGGGCACGGTGAACAAAACGTGGGCGAGCCTCTCGCCGGCCGAGAAGAAAGCGCAGGCGCGCTACATGGAAATCTACGCGGGCATGGTCGAGAACCTCGATCACAACATCGGCCTGCTGATCCAGCATCTGAAGGACATTGGCGAGTACGACAACACCTTCATCATGTTCCAGTCGGACAATGGCGCCGAAGGCTGGCCGATCGACTCCGGCGCCGACCCGACCGCCACCGACACCGCCAATGCCGCCGACCCGATCTACTCGCAACTCGGCACCGACAACGGCCAGCAGAACGCGCAACGTCTGCAATACGGTTTGCGTTGGGCCGAAGTGAGCGCGACACCGTTCCGGCTGACCAAGGGCTATTCGGGCGAAGGCGGCGTGTCCACGCCGTTGGTCGTGCATCTGCCAGGCCAGACCACGCAGAAACCGACGCTGCGCGATTTCACGCACGTGACCGATAACACCGCCACGTTCCTCGCCGTCGCGCAGATTTCGCCGCCCACGCAAGCCGCGCCGCCGCTGATCAACACGCTCACCGGCGTCGATCAGAACAAGGGCAAGGTGGTCTACAACAATCGCTATGTGTATCCGATCACCGGGCAGTCGCTGCTGCCGCTGCTGAACGATCAGACCACGGCGGCGGTACACAGCGCGTCGTTCGGCGACGAAGCGTACGGGCGCGGCTATCTGCGCAGCGCCGACGGCCGCTGGAAAGCACTCTGGACGGAGCCGCCGCTCGGTCCCGTGGACGGTCACTGGCAACTGTTTGACATGAGCGCCGACCGCGGCGAAACGCAGGACGTGTCGACGCAGAATCCGTCGGTAATCGATGGTCTCATCCAGCAATGGAACAGCTATATGAGCAGCGTCGGCGGAGTCGAGCCGTTGCGCCCGCGTGGCTACTATTGA
- a CDS encoding formylglycine-generating enzyme family protein — protein MTVRFRLKRATALYGTYAAIAVAAFAAAFTAAMAASAAFGSGTASAFDDLNRSRPLVSLGSESQCERYGGLPARWRDDPRAGMVHLHGGDFVFGSKLGYEDERPAGDGKTHVAGFWIDQTDVTNAQFAAFVNATGYVSDSERQGGAVVFHTPTRDEMNARDLAWWTWVKGAAWNHPSGPGSTLDGRLNQPVTMVTQADALAYARWLGRDLPTEAEWEFAGKAGHEGADLDTAPRDEHGKPSANYWQGVFPVLNTNEDGHVGLAPVGCYAANDFRLYDMIGNAWEWTRDVYTGSHQSHTNGDTAAVAPLGRKHDTPMVIKGGSFLCSRDYCVRYRAASREQQEADLPASHIGFRTVSRDAS, from the coding sequence ATGACAGTACGTTTCAGGTTGAAGCGCGCCACGGCGCTTTACGGCACATACGCCGCGATTGCCGTGGCCGCGTTCGCCGCCGCTTTTACCGCTGCCATGGCCGCTTCGGCGGCATTCGGCAGCGGCACGGCGAGCGCGTTCGACGACCTCAATCGCTCGCGCCCGCTGGTCTCACTCGGCTCCGAATCGCAATGCGAGCGCTACGGCGGATTGCCCGCGCGCTGGCGCGACGATCCGCGAGCCGGCATGGTGCATCTGCATGGCGGCGATTTCGTGTTCGGCAGCAAACTCGGCTACGAAGACGAGCGCCCTGCCGGCGACGGCAAAACACACGTTGCCGGTTTCTGGATCGATCAGACCGACGTGACGAATGCGCAGTTCGCCGCCTTCGTCAACGCAACGGGCTATGTCAGCGATTCGGAACGCCAGGGCGGCGCCGTGGTGTTTCACACGCCGACGCGCGACGAGATGAATGCGCGCGATCTGGCGTGGTGGACGTGGGTGAAGGGCGCGGCGTGGAATCATCCGAGCGGGCCCGGCAGCACGCTCGACGGCCGCCTGAACCAGCCCGTCACGATGGTCACGCAAGCCGACGCGCTCGCCTACGCACGTTGGCTCGGCCGCGATCTGCCGACCGAAGCCGAATGGGAATTCGCGGGCAAAGCCGGACACGAAGGCGCGGATCTCGACACCGCGCCGCGCGACGAACACGGCAAGCCGAGCGCGAACTACTGGCAAGGCGTGTTTCCCGTATTGAACACGAATGAAGACGGCCACGTCGGACTTGCGCCAGTCGGCTGCTATGCCGCTAACGATTTCAGGCTCTACGACATGATCGGCAACGCATGGGAATGGACCCGTGACGTCTACACGGGTTCGCACCAATCTCACACCAACGGCGACACGGCCGCGGTCGCGCCGCTGGGTCGCAAGCACGATACGCCGATGGTGATCAAAGGCGGCTCGTTCCTGTGCTCGCGCGACTATTGCGTGCGCTATCGGGCGGCATCGCGTGAACAGCAGGAGGCGGATTTGCCGGCCTCGCATATCGGCTTTCGCACTGTGTCGAGGGACGCGTCATGA
- a CDS encoding MetQ/NlpA family lipoprotein translates to MKLLKFTTALLLGAAFLLPRAEAAESQVVRIGVIPGAQAQIMDEVRHVAASQGLTLDVVVFDRPERIDAALAAKQIDAASFESGPSLDAQRKQHDYPLTRVTTTVTFPIALYSRTLTNLGQLQRGATIAIPDDADGTSRALILLQNFTLLTFRDSAGLHARLSDITSNRLNLKIRRVPRAHLFDTLNSVAFAVIDSDDAARAGLYPARDGLGIEDARSPYANVLTVRDADRAQPWVSQLVAAYHSTDVAHFILTRYQDSVRRPW, encoded by the coding sequence ATGAAGCTCCTTAAATTTACAACCGCGCTGCTGCTGGGCGCGGCATTTTTGCTTCCGCGTGCGGAAGCCGCAGAATCGCAGGTCGTCAGGATCGGCGTGATTCCCGGTGCACAGGCACAAATCATGGATGAAGTACGCCATGTTGCAGCCAGCCAGGGACTGACGCTCGACGTCGTTGTATTCGATCGACCCGAGCGCATCGACGCGGCGCTCGCCGCGAAACAGATCGATGCGGCGAGTTTCGAAAGCGGTCCGAGTCTCGACGCGCAACGCAAACAGCACGACTATCCGCTGACCCGCGTCACGACGACCGTGACGTTTCCGATCGCGCTGTATTCGCGTACGCTGACCAACCTCGGGCAGTTGCAACGCGGCGCGACGATCGCCATTCCCGACGACGCCGACGGCACCTCGCGCGCCCTGATCCTGCTGCAGAACTTCACGCTGCTGACCTTCAGGGACAGCGCCGGCCTGCATGCCAGGCTCAGCGATATCACCAGCAACCGGCTGAATCTGAAGATTCGTCGCGTGCCGCGAGCGCACCTGTTCGATACGTTGAATAGCGTGGCCTTCGCCGTGATCGATAGCGACGACGCCGCGCGCGCGGGTCTCTATCCGGCACGCGACGGTCTCGGCATCGAAGACGCGCGCTCGCCGTACGCGAACGTGCTAACCGTGCGCGACGCCGACCGCGCGCAGCCGTGGGTTTCGCAACTGGTCGCCGCGTATCACTCGACCGACGTCGCGCATTTCATCCTGACGCGCTATCAGGACTCGGTGCGCCGGCCGTGGTAA
- a CDS encoding response regulator transcription factor yields MNDSTPAIARLLLVDDHPLVRDGLRARLEAGGNFEVVGEAGNAQEALALAADATPHLVLMDVGMNGMNGIALAGMFHERFPAIRVLMLSMHDNLEYVTQAVRAGASGYVLKDSPATEIIQAIGVVLDGKQFFSAGLGARLIQASANQSPVERLTPRERDILDALAEGLSSKQIAQRNDLSVRTVETHRLNLKRKLDIEGQAELIKFAVENRRTKR; encoded by the coding sequence ATGAACGACTCCACACCCGCTATCGCCCGCTTATTGCTCGTCGACGATCATCCGCTGGTGCGCGACGGTTTGCGCGCCCGGCTCGAAGCGGGCGGCAATTTCGAAGTGGTCGGCGAAGCCGGCAACGCGCAGGAAGCACTCGCACTCGCCGCCGACGCAACGCCTCATCTCGTGCTGATGGACGTGGGCATGAACGGCATGAACGGCATCGCGCTGGCGGGCATGTTTCATGAGCGCTTTCCGGCGATTCGCGTGCTGATGCTGTCCATGCACGACAACCTCGAATACGTGACGCAAGCCGTGCGCGCGGGCGCCAGCGGCTACGTGCTCAAGGATTCACCGGCCACCGAGATCATTCAGGCGATCGGCGTGGTGCTCGACGGCAAGCAGTTTTTCAGCGCGGGGCTCGGTGCGCGTTTGATTCAGGCGTCGGCCAACCAGTCGCCGGTTGAACGGCTCACGCCGCGCGAGCGCGATATTCTCGACGCGCTCGCGGAAGGCCTGTCGAGCAAACAGATTGCGCAGCGCAACGATCTATCCGTGCGAACGGTGGAGACGCATCGGCTGAATCTGAAGCGCAAGCTCGATATCGAAGGACAGGCGGAGTTGATCAAGTTCGCGGTCGAGAACCGGCGCACGAAGAGGTGA